A genome region from Chthonomonas sp. includes the following:
- a CDS encoding prepilin-type N-terminal cleavage/methylation domain-containing protein: MKRAFTLIELLVVIAIIAILAAILFPVFTAAKESAKNTVCLSNGKQTGLALKLYLNDNDDTMPIFYAYNSVPAASQPGHKGVEVLLLPYAKNKDIFKSPLDNGGPYTASDVPGAQTYHKAYGSSYRFTKCLHTVVAGESSSNNSVTSNNWVVTETSISDPANSRAMRAEIVPWFSTKKTPNACDVYGYDCAAPYNYYRQWSARGGTLIYTDGHAKFLTAGGQFDKTAVNPEGNLSGDAHPTEGSWYYACD; the protein is encoded by the coding sequence ATGAAACGAGCCTTCACTCTCATCGAGCTTCTCGTCGTGATCGCGATCATCGCGATTCTCGCCGCCATCCTCTTCCCGGTATTTACCGCCGCCAAGGAATCGGCCAAGAACACCGTTTGCCTGAGCAACGGCAAACAAACAGGCCTGGCGTTGAAGTTGTACCTCAACGACAACGACGACACAATGCCGATTTTCTACGCCTATAACAGCGTTCCCGCGGCTAGTCAGCCGGGCCACAAGGGCGTGGAAGTTCTGCTTCTGCCTTACGCCAAAAATAAGGACATTTTCAAGAGCCCGCTGGACAATGGCGGGCCCTACACGGCCAGCGACGTGCCCGGCGCGCAGACCTATCACAAAGCCTACGGCAGTTCGTATCGCTTCACCAAATGCCTGCACACCGTTGTCGCTGGCGAATCGAGCAGTAACAACTCGGTGACGAGCAATAACTGGGTGGTGACCGAGACCTCGATCTCTGACCCCGCCAACAGCCGGGCGATGCGTGCGGAGATCGTCCCGTGGTTCAGCACCAAAAAGACGCCCAACGCGTGCGATGTTTACGGTTACGATTGCGCCGCGCCCTACAACTACTATCGCCAGTGGAGTGCTCGCGGCGGCACGCTCATCTACACCGATGGCCATGCCAAGTTCCTCACCGCGGGCGGTCAATTTGACAAGACGGCCGTGAACCCGGAAGGCAACCTGAGCGGCGATGCGCACCCGACCGAGGGGTCGTGGTACTACGCCTGCGACTGA
- a CDS encoding YkgJ family cysteine cluster protein, which yields MGKAKQGKSDKKAAIEARQLLAKFGVEFPQDLADKFGEGGAEVYGNTAADALRRLETATEPSDRRGATIAFYRRLDRDLSASEGPLRVEGELRQIACRAGCNYCCAQEVTTIPIEAELVVHYVHNQFSPEEQQALKARVAAYNAQPAGAMCPLNQNGQCSVYAVRPTPCRAFHSYNVEPCKTIPTGKQLPAPVNPQRQAYTICHTMAFRDAVGQVGLPTETVRLTDYLATYL from the coding sequence ATGGGCAAAGCGAAGCAAGGGAAAAGCGACAAGAAGGCGGCGATTGAGGCTCGGCAACTGCTGGCCAAGTTTGGCGTCGAGTTCCCTCAGGATTTGGCGGACAAGTTTGGCGAGGGCGGCGCGGAAGTGTACGGCAACACGGCGGCCGATGCACTGCGACGGCTCGAAACCGCCACCGAACCCAGCGACCGCCGCGGCGCGACCATCGCGTTCTACCGACGGTTGGATCGCGACCTCAGCGCGAGCGAAGGGCCGCTGCGAGTGGAAGGCGAGCTTCGCCAAATCGCCTGCCGCGCGGGTTGCAACTACTGTTGTGCCCAGGAGGTGACGACCATCCCGATTGAAGCCGAGCTCGTCGTGCACTATGTTCACAACCAGTTCTCGCCGGAGGAGCAGCAGGCTCTGAAGGCCCGCGTCGCCGCCTACAACGCCCAGCCGGCCGGCGCAATGTGCCCGCTCAATCAAAACGGGCAGTGCTCGGTTTATGCCGTGCGTCCGACGCCCTGCCGGGCGTTCCACTCGTACAATGTCGAGCCCTGCAAGACCATCCCGACCGGAAAGCAACTCCCCGCGCCGGTGAATCCGCAGCGCCAGGCGTACACCATTTGCCACACCATGGCGTTTCGAGATGCAGTGGGGCAAGTTGGTCTACCGACCGAAACCGTACGCTTGACCGACTACCTCGCTACTTATCTTTGA
- a CDS encoding M28 family peptidase, whose translation MKRRATTILIPLFVVALASAATAPLMTLADAKKLATETITPEICRNRLTFIASDALMGRDTPSQGLDVAAEFIAFEMRRFGAKPGGDNGTFFQKFALARARFDKASSVTIGNVTITGADMEGNAVDATGTGDVVSYGENFDFNAAKGKIVLIPAGSPNSVEGRLATAGAAAALRDSTMTSEALKASAENNRRGGMQPEFRIGSGPAQMPRLRASAQAFGELAKASGAASFKVVRSMERVWTQNVVAVVEGSDPKLKAEYVAVGAHYDHVGARTTGEGDRIFNGADDDGSGTVALIGMVEAAMKGPKPKRSLIFVWHAGEEKGLWGSEYFNEKPTVPAGSIVAQLNIDMIGRSKAPGDTNARNKTLTGPNDIYVIGTTMMSTRLGEIIHQTNKDFLKIGYDPRYDAPNDPEQFFYRSDHYNYAKKGIPICFWFSGVHEDYHQAGDEVQKIDFNKLAKVTQTVFVTAIAVANEPTRPKVDKPLTR comes from the coding sequence ATGAAACGCCGCGCCACCACAATCCTGATCCCCCTGTTTGTTGTCGCTCTCGCGAGTGCCGCCACGGCCCCGCTGATGACCCTGGCTGATGCCAAGAAACTCGCGACGGAAACGATCACTCCCGAGATTTGCCGCAACCGCCTGACTTTCATCGCCAGCGACGCGCTGATGGGTCGCGACACGCCCTCTCAGGGTTTGGATGTCGCCGCGGAGTTCATCGCGTTCGAGATGCGCCGCTTTGGTGCCAAGCCGGGCGGCGACAACGGCACCTTTTTCCAAAAGTTTGCGCTGGCTCGGGCCCGCTTCGATAAGGCAAGCTCGGTTACAATCGGCAACGTCACCATCACCGGGGCCGACATGGAAGGCAATGCGGTGGACGCCACCGGAACCGGCGACGTGGTGTCGTACGGCGAGAACTTCGACTTCAATGCCGCGAAAGGCAAAATCGTCCTGATCCCGGCCGGCAGCCCCAACAGCGTGGAAGGACGGCTGGCGACGGCGGGTGCAGCGGCCGCACTTCGCGACAGCACCATGACCTCGGAAGCCCTGAAAGCAAGCGCCGAGAACAATCGTCGCGGCGGCATGCAGCCCGAGTTTCGCATTGGTTCAGGACCCGCGCAAATGCCCAGATTGCGCGCGTCGGCTCAGGCTTTCGGCGAGCTGGCGAAGGCGAGCGGCGCGGCCAGCTTTAAGGTCGTTCGCTCGATGGAGCGCGTGTGGACGCAAAACGTCGTCGCCGTGGTCGAGGGCAGTGACCCCAAACTCAAGGCTGAGTATGTCGCGGTAGGGGCGCACTACGACCACGTGGGCGCGCGCACGACCGGCGAAGGCGATCGCATTTTCAATGGCGCGGATGATGATGGCTCCGGAACGGTTGCTCTCATTGGCATGGTCGAAGCGGCGATGAAGGGTCCCAAACCCAAGCGCTCGCTCATTTTTGTGTGGCACGCCGGGGAAGAGAAGGGCCTGTGGGGCAGCGAATACTTCAACGAAAAGCCGACGGTTCCGGCGGGCAGCATCGTGGCCCAGCTCAACATCGACATGATCGGTCGCTCCAAAGCGCCGGGCGATACGAACGCGCGCAACAAGACCCTGACGGGGCCGAACGACATCTACGTCATTGGCACCACGATGATGTCCACACGTCTGGGCGAGATCATCCACCAGACCAACAAGGACTTTCTCAAAATCGGCTACGACCCGCGTTACGACGCGCCCAACGATCCCGAGCAGTTCTTCTATCGCAGCGATCACTACAACTACGCCAAGAAGGGAATTCCGATCTGTTTCTGGTTCTCCGGGGTCCATGAGGACTACCACCAAGCCGGCGACGAAGTGCAAAAGATCGACTTCAACAAGCTGGCGAAGGTCACGCAGACGGTTTTCGTGACGGCCATTGCGGTCGCCAATGAGCCGACCCGTCCGAAGGTAGACAAGCCGCTCACGCGCTAG
- a CDS encoding nucleotide sugar dehydrogenase — translation MRATFCLMVDALLQKISDRSYVVGIVGLGYVGLPLALTAIEAGFRVVGLDIDGEKMKRLQAGETYIEHIGAERVKSAVATGRLAVSNDFAQAAVPDCLILCVPTPLGRHLEPDISYITNTMASLLPHVREGQLISLESTTYPGTTQETVVAPLESQGFKVGTNVFVAYSPEREDPGNPDFETRTIPKVVGGHCKPCLRLASALYSQIVDRIHEVSTLEVAETAKLLENIYRAVNIGLVNEMKVVTDRMGIDIWEVIRAAATKPFGFTPFYPGPGLGGHCIPIDPFYLTWKAKEFGVHTRFIELAGQMNHEMPRYVVQKTMDGLNAQGKPIRGAKILVLGIAYKPDIDDARESPSCEIMEILREYGAEIAYTDPHFPEFPRMREHRFELTSVPFTATDLAQFDCAILATDHKAFDYDMLLASCPLIIDARGRYKRGTPRVVHA, via the coding sequence ATGCGGGCCACTTTTTGCCTCATGGTTGACGCGCTACTGCAGAAAATTTCCGACCGATCTTATGTTGTGGGGATCGTCGGCTTGGGCTACGTGGGCTTGCCCCTCGCCCTCACCGCCATCGAAGCCGGGTTCCGCGTGGTCGGCCTGGACATCGATGGCGAAAAAATGAAGCGCCTGCAAGCGGGCGAAACCTACATTGAGCACATCGGCGCGGAGCGCGTGAAGAGTGCCGTCGCGACCGGTCGCCTCGCGGTGTCGAACGACTTTGCTCAAGCGGCGGTGCCAGACTGCCTTATCCTCTGTGTGCCGACGCCGCTGGGTCGTCACCTGGAGCCCGACATCAGCTACATCACCAACACGATGGCGAGCCTGTTGCCGCACGTTCGCGAGGGGCAACTGATTTCGCTGGAAAGCACGACCTACCCGGGGACAACGCAAGAGACCGTGGTCGCCCCGCTGGAATCGCAAGGCTTTAAGGTCGGCACCAATGTGTTTGTGGCCTACTCCCCGGAACGCGAAGATCCGGGCAACCCCGACTTCGAAACGCGCACCATTCCCAAGGTGGTGGGCGGCCACTGCAAGCCGTGCCTTCGCCTCGCCTCGGCCCTCTACAGTCAAATCGTGGATCGCATTCACGAGGTCAGCACGCTGGAAGTCGCCGAGACCGCAAAGCTACTGGAAAACATTTACCGCGCCGTCAACATCGGCCTGGTCAACGAAATGAAGGTCGTGACCGATCGCATGGGCATTGATATATGGGAAGTGATTCGCGCCGCCGCGACCAAGCCCTTTGGCTTCACGCCCTTCTATCCCGGCCCCGGGCTTGGCGGGCACTGCATCCCCATTGACCCGTTTTATCTGACTTGGAAGGCCAAGGAGTTTGGCGTCCACACCCGCTTTATCGAATTGGCCGGGCAGATGAACCACGAGATGCCGCGCTACGTGGTGCAAAAAACCATGGACGGCCTTAACGCGCAAGGCAAACCGATTCGCGGAGCCAAGATTTTGGTGCTCGGCATTGCCTACAAGCCCGACATTGACGACGCTCGCGAATCGCCGAGCTGCGAGATCATGGAGATTCTGCGCGAGTACGGCGCGGAAATCGCCTACACGGATCCCCACTTCCCTGAGTTCCCCCGGATGCGCGAGCACCGCTTTGAGCTGACCTCGGTGCCGTTTACAGCGACTGACCTCGCCCAGTTTGATTGCGCGATTTTGGCGACCGATCATAAGGCCTTTGATTACGACATGCTGCTCGCCAGTTGCCCGCTGATCATCGATGCTCGGGGTCGGTACAAGCGCGGAACTCCGCGCGTGGTTCATGCCTAG
- a CDS encoding prepilin-type N-terminal cleavage/methylation domain-containing protein has protein sequence MVMRRAFTLIELLVVIAIIAILAAILFPVFTQAKASAKKTASISNLKQVGLASVMYVDAHDDSMPPLFTDNPLDMQYPTAQGFVYWGLLIQPYAKSTKILLCPADTKDDPATRDASGRGRFDPANQYKDYLLGANSSYGLNYKYLNVRTDAPNPNGMGRIPYWYAGVPTTSLGYPADTVMMAEATMKDLSSSSLSGGAPTPVRNPIGFSRIDPPSGAPNRAPWTGFTYPDARSQGQLWPRFSTDKVIVTWVDGHVKPIAVRALVGPNTTTETLDRSWNGVGQ, from the coding sequence TTGGTCATGCGACGCGCATTCACTCTCATTGAGCTCTTGGTCGTCATTGCGATCATCGCGATTCTCGCGGCGATCCTGTTCCCCGTTTTCACGCAGGCAAAAGCCAGCGCCAAGAAAACCGCGTCGATCAGCAACCTCAAGCAAGTCGGGCTCGCCTCGGTCATGTACGTGGATGCCCATGACGATTCGATGCCGCCGCTGTTTACCGACAACCCGCTGGACATGCAATATCCCACGGCGCAAGGCTTTGTTTACTGGGGGCTTTTGATTCAGCCGTACGCCAAGAGCACGAAGATTCTGCTGTGCCCGGCCGACACCAAGGACGACCCCGCCACGCGAGACGCGAGCGGTCGCGGCCGATTCGACCCGGCCAACCAGTACAAGGATTATCTGCTCGGCGCGAACTCGAGCTACGGCCTGAACTACAAGTATCTGAACGTGCGCACCGACGCTCCGAACCCGAACGGCATGGGCCGCATTCCCTATTGGTACGCGGGCGTGCCGACGACGAGCCTGGGATATCCGGCCGACACGGTGATGATGGCCGAGGCGACCATGAAGGACCTTTCGTCGAGTTCGCTGAGCGGCGGCGCGCCGACCCCCGTGCGCAACCCCATCGGATTCTCGCGGATCGATCCGCCGAGCGGCGCGCCGAACCGAGCCCCCTGGACGGGATTCACGTATCCGGACGCGCGGTCGCAAGGTCAGCTGTGGCCACGATTCTCGACCGACAAGGTGATCGTCACGTGGGTGGACGGTCACGTGAAGCCAATTGCGGTGCGAGCCTTGGTCGGGCCGAACACGACCACCGAGACGCTTGACCGCTCGTGGAACGGCGTCGGCCAATAA
- a CDS encoding response regulator: MIRYKNSLPSWFPYVVAVGGTLLIALLRYSIKDAAGTRAPLIFFTIPISIAAFYGGARPGLLASALSLIIGTYFFLTPDKTFLINSAGDAIALVGSLLAWLVICGLGELLRVANENEEKAQKSLAASNESYQTVLDRMSDGFYALDKDWNVTFANRALLELVQSDYDAVVGKHFLQAFDYAGNQHLFEELQAVSSNPTGLNIVKVADEAGQLHFELRVYGSTEQKAPTGVFVQNVSEKVVLERLREQQLADERAKRSDAEQANRMKDEFVATLSHELRTPLTAIVGWTDILRSKIDKYPEIEEGIETIDRSVRLQAQLIDDLLDMSRIVTGQLSYSWEVLDIAELAQEVVRDMTLRAQDSHRGLSLAVEADDLYVRGDHLRLSQVIGNLVSNSLKFTNPNGKIEVRVGARQGQAVITVMDDGIGIEPSVVPQIFEKFQQANATITRERGGLGLGLAIVRQLVEAHGGSVTATSAGLNRGSTFEVLLPLAIAPPTEITPRDDAQAGRDPVQCRIMLVEDDEVTRHMLTTLLTSSGAEVFDFPSVDDAEASLDVLRPDLLISDIGMPMRDGYDMVRVLRASRETQIARTPAIALTAFAQTEDREAAIAAGFDLHVPKPVRRDDLLHAIRRLRAQTR, encoded by the coding sequence GTGATTCGTTATAAGAATTCCCTGCCGTCTTGGTTCCCCTACGTTGTGGCCGTAGGCGGAACGTTGCTGATTGCCTTGCTGCGATACTCCATTAAAGATGCGGCGGGCACGCGCGCGCCACTGATTTTCTTTACGATCCCCATTTCCATCGCCGCGTTCTACGGGGGTGCACGACCGGGACTCCTTGCCTCTGCGCTTTCGCTGATCATCGGGACTTACTTCTTCCTCACACCGGACAAGACTTTCCTTATCAATAGTGCGGGCGACGCCATCGCTTTGGTGGGCTCACTACTTGCGTGGCTGGTCATCTGCGGACTCGGGGAACTTCTCCGCGTCGCCAACGAAAACGAAGAGAAGGCGCAGAAATCTCTCGCGGCGAGCAACGAAAGCTATCAAACCGTTCTGGACCGCATGAGCGACGGCTTCTATGCGCTGGACAAGGATTGGAACGTGACGTTCGCAAACCGGGCGTTGCTCGAACTGGTGCAATCTGATTACGACGCGGTTGTCGGGAAGCACTTCCTCCAAGCATTTGACTACGCGGGGAATCAGCACCTGTTTGAAGAGCTCCAGGCGGTTTCAAGTAATCCAACGGGGCTCAACATTGTAAAGGTCGCGGATGAAGCTGGACAACTCCATTTCGAACTTCGCGTGTATGGCTCAACCGAGCAGAAAGCGCCGACCGGCGTGTTTGTCCAAAACGTCTCAGAGAAGGTTGTTTTGGAACGGTTGCGCGAGCAGCAGCTGGCTGACGAGCGCGCAAAGCGGAGCGATGCCGAGCAAGCCAACCGGATGAAGGACGAATTTGTGGCGACTTTGAGCCACGAGCTACGAACGCCGCTCACCGCAATCGTCGGTTGGACCGATATCCTGCGCTCAAAAATCGACAAGTATCCTGAAATTGAAGAGGGCATCGAAACCATTGACCGCTCCGTGAGACTGCAAGCGCAGCTGATTGACGACCTACTCGACATGAGCCGAATTGTCACCGGCCAGTTAAGCTATTCCTGGGAGGTTCTGGACATCGCCGAACTGGCGCAGGAAGTGGTGCGCGATATGACCTTGCGCGCCCAGGATTCTCATCGCGGCCTAAGCCTAGCCGTGGAGGCTGATGACCTTTACGTTCGCGGCGACCACTTGCGACTGTCTCAAGTGATCGGAAACCTGGTGTCCAACAGCCTCAAGTTTACGAATCCAAACGGCAAGATTGAGGTACGTGTGGGTGCGCGGCAGGGTCAGGCGGTCATCACGGTAATGGACGACGGCATCGGGATTGAGCCGAGCGTTGTGCCTCAAATTTTCGAAAAGTTCCAGCAAGCCAACGCCACGATTACCAGGGAGCGAGGCGGCCTTGGGCTCGGTCTCGCCATTGTCCGGCAACTTGTCGAGGCACATGGCGGGTCGGTGACGGCCACCAGCGCAGGTCTTAACCGCGGCAGTACATTTGAAGTGCTTCTGCCGCTCGCCATTGCACCGCCCACCGAAATTACGCCTCGGGATGACGCTCAAGCGGGCCGCGACCCGGTTCAGTGCCGGATCATGCTGGTGGAGGATGACGAGGTGACGCGGCACATGCTAACGACCTTGCTGACTTCATCGGGCGCCGAAGTGTTTGACTTCCCCTCCGTGGACGACGCCGAGGCATCGCTGGATGTGCTGCGGCCTGACCTCTTGATTAGCGACATTGGTATGCCGATGCGCGATGGCTACGACATGGTGCGCGTTCTGCGGGCCTCGCGCGAGACGCAGATCGCCCGAACTCCGGCGATTGCTTTGACCGCCTTCGCCCAGACGGAAGACCGCGAGGCGGCCATTGCGGCCGGCTTTGATCTGCACGTCCCCAAGCCGGTGCGACGCGACGATCTATTGCACGCGATTCGCCGGCTTCGCGCGCAGACTCGCTAG
- a CDS encoding DUF1328 domain-containing protein, which produces MLHYAVVFLVIALIAGVLGFGTLAGASAGIAKILFLIFLVMFVLSLLFKKGRTA; this is translated from the coding sequence ATGTTACATTACGCTGTCGTTTTTCTCGTCATCGCACTGATCGCTGGAGTCCTTGGGTTCGGCACTCTTGCTGGAGCCTCGGCTGGAATCGCAAAGATTCTGTTCCTGATCTTTCTTGTGATGTTCGTACTTTCGCTGCTCTTTAAGAAGGGCCGCACCGCTTAA
- a CDS encoding RNA polymerase sigma factor, producing MEWAVVSATCFEEFRQQNEKGARAFCLKLTRNVDEAEDIYQDSMIKAFQAFDRYDDRRASEAWLRQIIKCTFLDKLRRMNRRVSTVSFGQLSDDDHTFDPAADTLTPEEVLMESTASELFEKAYALLNEKDQAIIKLLSQGDLDRAEIAEAMHRKVSSLKSRIHRARRAFQAAIRHVMVTQGVQDPYMKETLI from the coding sequence ATGGAATGGGCCGTTGTTTCGGCCACTTGCTTTGAGGAGTTTCGACAACAAAACGAAAAGGGCGCTCGCGCCTTCTGTCTGAAGTTAACTCGTAATGTTGATGAGGCAGAAGACATTTATCAAGATTCGATGATTAAGGCTTTCCAAGCGTTTGATCGCTACGACGATCGCCGCGCTTCGGAAGCTTGGCTCCGCCAGATCATCAAGTGCACCTTCCTAGATAAGTTGCGCCGTATGAATCGCCGAGTGAGCACGGTTTCGTTTGGTCAACTCAGTGACGATGATCACACCTTTGATCCTGCCGCAGATACGCTGACTCCGGAGGAAGTTCTGATGGAAAGCACGGCATCGGAGCTGTTCGAAAAGGCATATGCTTTGCTCAACGAAAAGGATCAGGCAATCATCAAGTTGCTTTCACAGGGCGACCTTGATCGAGCCGAGATTGCCGAGGCGATGCATCGCAAGGTGTCGAGTCTCAAGTCTCGCATCCACCGGGCTCGCCGCGCGTTCCAAGCCGCTATCCGCCACGTCATGGTGACGCAAGGCGTGCAAGACCCCTACATGAAGGAGACCCTGATATGA
- a CDS encoding response regulator — protein MNSETNSLHDQKIVVLCIEDDVAIRRLIGAALSDTEFKLIECENGLDGIAAIAKQKPEIVLLDMGLPDMDGVSVIKEIRSWSSVPVIFVSAQGAEDDKINALEAGADDYVTKPFSVNELLARIRVAWRRTQGIKAAHEDAVLRFGELEIDQLGRSVKRSNEVVHLTPIEYKLLVFLAKHAGRVVTQRQILAAVWGDEYSEEAQYLRVYVGYLRKKLEDDPGNPKLIMTEPRVGYRLLG, from the coding sequence ATGAACTCTGAGACGAACTCTTTACACGACCAAAAAATTGTTGTCCTCTGCATAGAGGATGACGTGGCGATTCGCCGCCTGATCGGCGCGGCCCTTTCGGATACCGAATTTAAGCTTATTGAGTGCGAAAATGGCCTGGATGGAATTGCCGCGATTGCCAAGCAAAAGCCAGAAATCGTGCTGCTCGACATGGGCCTTCCCGACATGGACGGGGTTTCTGTCATCAAAGAGATTCGGAGCTGGTCTTCGGTTCCGGTGATCTTTGTTTCGGCCCAAGGCGCTGAGGATGACAAGATCAACGCATTGGAAGCCGGAGCGGACGACTACGTAACCAAGCCGTTTAGCGTGAACGAGCTGCTCGCCCGGATCCGCGTGGCTTGGCGGCGCACCCAAGGCATTAAGGCCGCGCATGAAGATGCCGTGCTTCGGTTTGGCGAACTCGAGATCGATCAGCTAGGCCGCTCGGTGAAGCGCTCAAACGAGGTGGTTCACCTTACGCCGATCGAGTACAAACTGCTCGTGTTCCTGGCCAAGCACGCCGGGCGCGTGGTCACGCAGCGTCAGATTCTGGCCGCGGTGTGGGGCGACGAGTACTCCGAAGAGGCGCAATATCTGCGCGTCTATGTGGGCTATCTCCGCAAAAAGCTGGAGGATGATCCGGGCAATCCGAAGCTGATCATGACCGAACCTAGGGTCGGATATCGCCTTTTAGGCTAA
- a CDS encoding class I SAM-dependent methyltransferase, protein MDVVQQFGREAEKYLASPTHGDQAELSDFMKLVQPHGGHIIDLATGAGHCAFAVAPFVDRVTLCDVTPRMLEVAMAEGERRGLTNLEVLQADCHDLPVPAASFDGAICRLAAHHFLQPWTFLAEVHRVLKPGGWFLFVDTVGIEEDVLASKALDQYETIRDPSHVCDYLASQWREWCEQTGFAVEHQSSLHHRYPLTTWLDRMSVQEPQRSECTEILRAATGALKSYLSPECDENGEWSFLLHQTVIVARRGEQ, encoded by the coding sequence ATGGACGTTGTGCAACAGTTCGGTCGCGAAGCGGAAAAGTACCTTGCCAGCCCTACCCACGGCGACCAGGCCGAGCTCTCGGATTTCATGAAGTTGGTACAGCCCCACGGCGGCCACATCATTGATCTGGCCACTGGCGCGGGTCACTGCGCTTTTGCCGTCGCGCCTTTTGTCGATCGCGTCACGCTCTGCGATGTGACACCCCGCATGCTGGAGGTAGCCATGGCCGAAGGCGAGCGCCGGGGCCTTACGAATCTGGAGGTGTTGCAAGCGGATTGTCACGACCTTCCGGTTCCGGCGGCCAGCTTCGATGGCGCGATTTGCCGCTTGGCTGCTCACCACTTTTTGCAGCCCTGGACGTTTTTAGCGGAGGTTCACCGGGTGCTCAAACCCGGCGGTTGGTTTTTGTTTGTGGATACCGTGGGGATTGAGGAAGATGTCTTGGCGAGCAAGGCCCTTGACCAGTACGAGACCATCCGCGACCCTTCGCACGTGTGCGATTATCTTGCCTCGCAGTGGCGCGAGTGGTGCGAGCAAACGGGTTTTGCGGTGGAACATCAATCGTCGCTTCATCATCGCTACCCCCTGACCACATGGCTCGACCGCATGAGCGTGCAAGAACCGCAACGCTCGGAGTGCACCGAGATCCTCCGCGCCGCAACGGGGGCGTTGAAGTCATACTTAAGTCCTGAGTGCGACGAAAACGGGGAATGGAGTTTCTTACTTCATCAAACCGTGATTGTGGCTCGGCGGGGAGAACAGTGA